The window ACCCTCATGCCGAGGTGCTTGCTGTCTCGCCACGTGGCCGCGCTCCCGACCGCCCTCGCAGTCGCGGCGGTGCTGGCGTCCATCCCGGCCGCGGCCCAGCCCGCCGTCACTATCGGGACGAACCCCCCCGGCACCGTGTTCTACGCGGTCGGCAGCGGGCTCGCCAAGGTGGTGACTGACGGGGGCAAGGTCCGGATGACGGCCCAGCCTTACACGGGCTCGAGCACTTTCATTCCGCTCCTCCAGACCGGCGAGATGGAGTTCGGCGTCGTGAACGCCGTCGACATGGCGCTCGCCTACCGCGGGTCCGGCTTCAAGGTCGGCGGCCGTAATCCCTTCCCGCATTCCCCGAGTATCCGGATCGTCATGCGTGGCTCGCCGCTCCTGATCGGACTCCTGGTCCGCAAGGACTCTCCGATCAAGACGGCTCACGACGTGAAGGGCAAGCGGGTCACCGGAGAGTATCCCGCGCATCTGTCGGTCTGGTACAACATGTTCGGCCTCCTGGCCAGCGCCGGGCTCTCCTGGAGTGACGTCAAGGTGGTGCCGGTCCCGGCGGTCACCGACGGGCTGGATGCGCTCGTCCAGGGCCGGGCCGACGTCAGCACCTTCGCGCTCGGCGGCGCCAAGGTCAAGGAAGCCGACGCCGCCGTGGGCGTCCGCCACATCTCGGTCGATTGCTCCCCCGAAGGCGAGGCCCGCATCCGGAGGGCCGTTCCCGGATATTACCCGCGGGTCGTCAAGGCCGGCACGGCCACGGGCGTCCTCGAGGAAACCTGTGTCATCGCCTACGACCTGTACCTGGTGTCCGGCAAAGGGGTGCCCGACGCCGTGGTCGAGGCGACCCTCCGGGCGGTCTGGGAGGGCATCGAGCGGCTGGTGCCTCTCCATCCCCTCTTCAAGGAGTGGACGCGCGAGCGGGCCGTCGATCCGGACGTGACGCTCCCGTACCACCCCGGCGCGATCCGGTTCTACCGGGAACAGCGCGCCTGGACTCCCGCCATGGATCAGGCGCAGCAGAGGCTTCTCGCCCTCAACCCGTGACAGCCGGCGAGCAGTCCCGGAGACGGCGCCCCTGACCGACGAGTACGCCCCGACCGCGAAGTTCCGTGCGCTGACCGGGCGACCAGCGGCGCTCGTTCGCGTGCTCCTCGGCGGCCTCACCCTGACCGGGGCGCTGTGGGCCTCGCAGCTTCACCATCGGCTGCCGTGGGCCTTTTTCAACCAGCAGTTCCTCGGGCTCTTCCTGGGATTGGCGCTGGCCAGCGTCTTCATCGCTGTCAAGGCGCGACGTCACGAGGCCGGCGGTCGCGTCCCCTGGCTCGACTGGATCCTGGCCGTGGCGGGACTCGCCGTCGGCGGCTATGTGGTCGTCATGTACCCGACGGTCGCCTACCGGCTGGGCGTCCTGTCCCTCGAGCGATCTCTGCTCGGCGGCATCGCCGTGCTCCTGGTCCTCGAGGCGACTCGACGGATCGCCGGCGGGACGCTGGCGTGGGTCGCGCTGGCCCTGGTGCTGTACGCCAAGTTCGCATACCTGTTTCCCGGGCTGTTGCACGCCAAGGGCGCGTCTTGGGGGCGCCTGGCCACCTACCTCTATCTGGACACCAGCGGACTCCTGGGCGTCCCGCTCAACGTGGCGGCCAGCGTGCTGGTGGCCTTCATCTTCTTCGGCCAGGCCCTCTATGCCGTCCGCGGGGATCGGTTCCTGATGGATCTCGCCCTGATGACGATGGGACGTTATCGCGGCGGCGCGGCGAAGGTCTCGGTGGTCTCCTCGGCCCTGTTCGGCACCGTGTCGGGCAGCGCCGTGGCCAACGTCGCGGTGAACGGCGCCTTCAGCATCCCGCTGATGAAGCAGACCGGTTATGCCCCCCACGTGGCCGCGGCGATCGAAGCGGTGGCCTCGACGGGCGGCCAGATCATGCCGCCGGTGATGGGAGCGGCGGCGTTCCTGATCGCGGAGTTCCTCGGCATCTCGTACGGTCAGGTGGCCCTGGCCGCCGCCATCCCGGCCGGTCTCTACTACCTGGCGCTCTTCACCCAGGTGGATCTGGAAGCGGCCAAGTGGGGTCTGGCCGGGTTGCCCCAGGACGAGGTGCCGAGGTTCCGGGCGGTGATGCGGCGGGGGTGGGTGTTCCTGGTCCCGCTCGGCCTCCTGGTCTATACGCTGATGATCGCGGGGTGGGACGCGGGGCCGGCCGGGATGGCCGCGGTGGTCGCGACGTTCGCCGTCGGCGCGCTCCAGACGGCCACGCGGCCCCGGCCGGGCGCGATCTGGAGGAGCATCGAGGAGACGGGCCGGACCATGCTCGACATCGTGGTCATCACCGCGCTGGCCGGCATCGTCATCGGCACCCTGAACTTCTCCGGCTTCGTCTTCAAGATCTCGATGCTCCTGGTGACCATGTCGGGCGGCAACGCGCTCGCTCTCCTCGTGCTCACCGCGCTGGGCTGTCTGTTCCTGGGGCTGCCGCTTCCCACCACCGTCGTCTACG of the Candidatus Methylomirabilota bacterium genome contains:
- a CDS encoding TRAP transporter fused permease subunit, with protein sequence MLLGGLTLTGALWASQLHHRLPWAFFNQQFLGLFLGLALASVFIAVKARRHEAGGRVPWLDWILAVAGLAVGGYVVVMYPTVAYRLGVLSLERSLLGGIAVLLVLEATRRIAGGTLAWVALALVLYAKFAYLFPGLLHAKGASWGRLATYLYLDTSGLLGVPLNVAASVLVAFIFFGQALYAVRGDRFLMDLALMTMGRYRGGAAKVSVVSSALFGTVSGSAVANVAVNGAFSIPLMKQTGYAPHVAAAIEAVASTGGQIMPPVMGAAAFLIAEFLGISYGQVALAAAIPAGLYYLALFTQVDLEAAKWGLAGLPQDEVPRFRAVMRRGWVFLVPLGLLVYTLMIAGWDAGPAGMAAVVATFAVGALQTATRPRPGAIWRSIEETGRTMLDIVVITALAGIVIGTLNFSGFVFKISMLLVTMSGGNALALLVLTALGCLFLGLPLPTTVVYVTLAVLVGPALTEIGILPLAAHLFLFYFGMISLITPPDCLPTYTAAAIARADFWKTGWTGMRLASVAYVVPFMFAFQPALLLIGGVGEIVLAAITAAIGVLLVGIACAGYLFRPLGPARRGLAGVAGVLLLGLPRGGLWLGAGLLGLAAGILFVLWEWNGRRAHAARTAMERA
- a CDS encoding TAXI family TRAP transporter solute-binding subunit, with protein sequence MPRCLLSRHVAALPTALAVAAVLASIPAAAQPAVTIGTNPPGTVFYAVGSGLAKVVTDGGKVRMTAQPYTGSSTFIPLLQTGEMEFGVVNAVDMALAYRGSGFKVGGRNPFPHSPSIRIVMRGSPLLIGLLVRKDSPIKTAHDVKGKRVTGEYPAHLSVWYNMFGLLASAGLSWSDVKVVPVPAVTDGLDALVQGRADVSTFALGGAKVKEADAAVGVRHISVDCSPEGEARIRRAVPGYYPRVVKAGTATGVLEETCVIAYDLYLVSGKGVPDAVVEATLRAVWEGIERLVPLHPLFKEWTRERAVDPDVTLPYHPGAIRFYREQRAWTPAMDQAQQRLLALNP